In Thermus antranikianii DSM 12462, one DNA window encodes the following:
- a CDS encoding 2Fe-2S iron-sulfur cluster-binding protein, protein MRLKVNGQEVEVQEGTLLLEITDPPHLCYHPHTETRGLCRLCLVEVDGRLLPACATQAQEGMEVRTDTEDLRILRRTLLEWLALTTDLSQAPSLLELLKAHQGQPQRWGSVSLSRRERKPIRDNPFFLRDYAKCVNCRRCVDACGDGIMGVYALTLEGRGLMAHPTTPLDRPLPETPCVFCGNCIQVCPTGALRPLSMEV, encoded by the coding sequence GTGCGGCTTAAGGTGAACGGACAAGAGGTGGAGGTCCAGGAAGGAACCCTCCTCCTGGAGATCACGGATCCTCCCCACCTGTGCTACCATCCCCACACGGAAACCCGGGGGCTTTGCCGCCTCTGCCTGGTGGAGGTGGACGGCCGCCTGCTTCCCGCCTGCGCTACCCAGGCCCAGGAGGGCATGGAGGTGAGAACGGACACGGAAGACCTCCGAATCCTCCGTCGAACCCTCCTGGAATGGCTAGCCCTGACCACAGACCTGAGCCAGGCCCCCTCCCTTTTAGAGCTCCTGAAGGCCCATCAGGGCCAACCCCAGCGTTGGGGCAGCGTATCCCTGAGCCGAAGGGAACGGAAGCCTATCCGGGACAACCCCTTCTTCCTGAGGGACTACGCCAAGTGCGTGAACTGCCGCCGTTGCGTGGACGCTTGCGGGGACGGGATCATGGGGGTGTACGCCCTCACCCTGGAGGGGAGGGGCCTCATGGCCCACCCCACCACCCCCCTGGACCGGCCCCTTCCCGAAACCCCCTGCGTCTTCTGCGGCAACTGCATCCAGGTTTGTCCCACAGGGGCCCTCAGACCCTTGAGCATGGAGGTGTAG
- the fdhF gene encoding formate dehydrogenase subunit alpha: MRTTCPYCGVGCQVEPEIQGGRILRVLAPDIPPNHGALCVKGRFGLDFPFSGKRLLYPMVREDRRQAFRRVSWNEALDYTASKLLAVLKKRGPEAIAVFPSAKTTNEEVYLTQKLARALLSTNHVDHCSRLCHSSSTVALSRSLGGASMTNPIEDIWKTDLFLVVGSNTTETHPVIGAMIKKRVRQGAGLIVVDPRYTGMAEAATLWLRIRPGTDLFLLNAMARYILEEGLWDQGYVEERTEGFAEWQASLEPYTLEEAERITGVEKEKIALAARLYATTKRAGAYWAMGVTQHTKGTATAQALVNLALLTGKVGKEGAGLNPLRGQNNVQGAGDMGALPDVLPGYLKVSDQAARKRFEALWGVELNPKPGLRMTEVFERIPEVEAIYLIGEDPVTSEPYQDHLKAKLEALPFLVVQDILENETTSFAHVVLPAASFLEKDGTFTNTDRRVQRIRKLLDPPGEARPDWWIVQELGKRLAQALGRPWALYPGPEAIWEEVRRAIPEMMGGITYRRLESEGVRWPCPHEDHPGEAVLFRERFNTPSGKARFFPVHFTPPAETPSEEYPFTLSTGRVLFHWHGGTLSRNSQLKEAYPELKVEVNPKDAQKLGIGDGEIIQVVSRRGRIRARAWVTDRTPEGVVYAPFHFAEAPANRLTTDALDPFSRIPEYKVAAVRLEKLD; encoded by the coding sequence ATGCGTACCACGTGCCCTTACTGCGGTGTGGGTTGCCAGGTGGAGCCCGAGATCCAAGGGGGCCGCATCCTCCGGGTGCTCGCCCCCGACATCCCCCCTAACCACGGGGCTCTCTGCGTGAAAGGCCGCTTCGGCCTGGACTTTCCCTTCTCGGGAAAGCGCCTCCTCTACCCCATGGTGCGGGAAGACCGCCGCCAGGCCTTCCGCCGGGTTAGCTGGAACGAGGCCCTGGATTACACAGCAAGCAAGCTTCTCGCCGTGCTGAAAAAGCGAGGCCCCGAGGCCATCGCCGTCTTCCCCTCCGCCAAGACCACCAACGAGGAGGTCTATCTTACGCAGAAACTGGCTCGCGCTCTCCTCTCCACCAACCACGTGGACCACTGCTCCAGGCTTTGCCACTCCTCCTCCACCGTGGCCCTTTCCCGTTCCCTGGGCGGGGCCAGCATGACCAATCCCATAGAGGACATCTGGAAAACCGACCTCTTCCTGGTGGTGGGCTCCAACACCACGGAAACCCACCCCGTGATCGGGGCCATGATCAAGAAGAGGGTGCGGCAGGGAGCAGGGCTCATCGTGGTGGACCCCCGTTACACCGGCATGGCCGAGGCCGCCACCCTGTGGCTACGGATACGCCCGGGTACCGACCTTTTCCTCCTGAACGCCATGGCCCGCTATATCCTCGAGGAAGGCCTCTGGGACCAAGGGTACGTGGAGGAGCGCACCGAGGGCTTCGCCGAGTGGCAGGCCTCCTTGGAGCCTTATACCTTGGAGGAAGCCGAGCGCATCACCGGGGTGGAAAAGGAGAAAATCGCCTTAGCCGCCCGGCTTTACGCCACCACAAAGAGGGCGGGGGCTTACTGGGCCATGGGAGTCACCCAGCACACCAAAGGGACTGCCACCGCCCAAGCCCTGGTAAACCTGGCCCTTCTCACGGGCAAGGTGGGTAAGGAGGGAGCGGGCCTCAACCCCTTGCGAGGCCAGAACAACGTGCAAGGGGCAGGGGACATGGGAGCGCTGCCCGATGTCCTCCCCGGGTACCTGAAGGTGTCGGACCAAGCAGCAAGGAAACGCTTTGAGGCCCTCTGGGGGGTGGAGTTGAACCCCAAGCCGGGCCTACGCATGACCGAGGTCTTCGAGAGAATCCCCGAGGTGGAGGCCATCTACCTCATCGGGGAGGATCCCGTGACCAGCGAGCCTTACCAGGACCACCTGAAGGCCAAGCTGGAGGCCCTCCCCTTCCTTGTGGTGCAGGACATCCTGGAAAACGAAACCACCTCCTTTGCCCACGTGGTCCTGCCGGCGGCCAGTTTCCTGGAAAAGGACGGAACCTTCACCAACACCGACCGCAGGGTCCAGAGGATTCGGAAGTTGCTGGACCCCCCAGGGGAGGCCCGGCCCGATTGGTGGATCGTCCAGGAGCTGGGCAAGCGCCTGGCCCAGGCCTTGGGCCGTCCTTGGGCACTCTACCCCGGCCCCGAGGCCATCTGGGAGGAGGTCCGCCGGGCCATTCCGGAGATGATGGGCGGGATCACGTACCGCCGCCTGGAAAGCGAGGGCGTCCGCTGGCCTTGCCCCCACGAGGACCATCCCGGCGAAGCGGTGCTTTTCCGAGAGCGCTTCAACACCCCCTCGGGGAAGGCCCGTTTCTTCCCCGTGCACTTCACCCCTCCGGCGGAAACCCCTTCGGAGGAGTACCCCTTTACCCTCTCCACCGGCCGGGTCCTCTTCCACTGGCACGGGGGCACCCTAAGCCGCAACAGCCAACTCAAGGAAGCCTACCCCGAACTCAAGGTGGAGGTGAACCCCAAGGACGCCCAGAAACTGGGTATAGGGGATGGGGAGATCATCCAGGTGGTGAGCCGCCGAGGCCGGATCCGGGCCCGGGCCTGGGTTACCGACCGCACCCCCGAAGGAGTGGTCTACGCTCCCTTCCACTTTGCCGAAGCCCCCGCCAACCGCCTCACTACGGACGCCCTGGATCCCTTCAGCCGCATCCCCGAGTACAAGGTGGCGGCGGTGCGCCTGGAAAAGCTGGATTGA
- a CDS encoding NADH-ubiquinone oxidoreductase-F iron-sulfur binding region domain-containing protein: MEKPSLLPLLDARLPLSEEKVAEAARLAGIPLAQAWGVVRYYPRYRGLPQGRLLVDDPVARARGFARLLEGADGTHPPLGLEALSPIHVRVEGEKRYVEWEGRLIPFKEFRLPFALGHGNRLLPPEPILELDQYEALGGLVFLRRALKNLLAPEAILKAVEEAGLLGRGGAAFPAHIKMRAVARGEPPRYLVVNADESEPGNFKDRFLLEHHPFLVLEGTLLAALAIGASQVFLYVRDEFEAAILGLEKAIHQLEEAGLLPVPTQVFTSGGLYICGEETALLESMEGKRAEPRLKPPFPVERGLWGRPTLVQNVETLANLPLILREGPGTWRQKEPKLFSITGDVAKPGLYELPLGTSLEDALRKAEGEPEGLKAVLLGGAAGVFTRDFAFPLRYKGRLPLGAGAIVAFGKEVDLWEVLLGLAEFFREESCGKCFPCPLGTAVQVEMVRRRERNRDLVHHLGQALKGSLCGLGQSAYWAYQSLLEVEGAA, encoded by the coding sequence ATGGAAAAGCCAAGCCTCCTCCCCCTCCTGGATGCCCGCCTTCCCCTAAGCGAGGAGAAGGTGGCCGAGGCGGCCCGGCTTGCCGGGATACCCCTGGCCCAGGCCTGGGGGGTGGTGCGCTACTACCCCCGGTACCGGGGCCTGCCCCAGGGAAGGCTCCTGGTGGACGATCCCGTGGCCCGGGCCCGGGGATTCGCCCGCCTCCTAGAGGGAGCCGACGGAACCCATCCTCCCTTGGGCCTCGAGGCCCTCTCCCCCATCCACGTGCGGGTGGAAGGGGAGAAACGCTATGTGGAATGGGAAGGCCGGCTCATCCCCTTTAAGGAGTTTCGCCTCCCCTTCGCCCTAGGGCATGGGAACCGGCTTCTCCCTCCCGAACCCATCCTGGAACTTGACCAGTATGAAGCGCTGGGAGGGTTGGTGTTCTTGCGGAGGGCCCTGAAAAACCTCCTAGCCCCGGAGGCCATCCTCAAGGCCGTGGAGGAGGCTGGACTCCTGGGCCGGGGAGGAGCCGCCTTTCCCGCCCACATCAAGATGCGGGCCGTGGCCCGGGGGGAGCCCCCCAGGTATCTGGTGGTGAACGCCGACGAATCGGAACCGGGCAACTTCAAGGACCGCTTCCTCCTGGAGCACCATCCCTTCCTGGTCCTGGAGGGAACGCTTTTGGCCGCCCTGGCCATTGGGGCAAGCCAGGTCTTCCTCTACGTGCGGGATGAGTTCGAAGCCGCCATCCTGGGCCTGGAAAAAGCCATCCACCAACTTGAGGAAGCTGGCCTCCTTCCCGTTCCCACGCAGGTCTTTACCAGCGGGGGCCTCTACATCTGCGGCGAGGAAACCGCCCTTCTGGAGTCCATGGAGGGCAAGAGGGCCGAGCCCCGCTTAAAGCCCCCTTTTCCCGTGGAAAGAGGCCTGTGGGGAAGGCCCACCCTGGTGCAAAACGTGGAAACCCTGGCCAACCTGCCCCTGATCCTTAGGGAGGGCCCGGGAACCTGGCGTCAAAAGGAACCCAAGCTCTTCTCCATTACCGGGGACGTGGCCAAGCCGGGGCTTTACGAGCTTCCCCTGGGAACATCCTTGGAAGACGCCTTACGGAAAGCTGAAGGCGAGCCAGAGGGGCTGAAGGCCGTGCTCCTGGGCGGAGCCGCAGGGGTGTTTACCCGCGATTTCGCCTTCCCTTTGCGCTACAAGGGTAGGCTTCCCTTGGGAGCCGGCGCCATCGTGGCCTTCGGAAAGGAGGTGGACCTGTGGGAAGTCCTTTTGGGCCTGGCCGAGTTTTTCCGGGAGGAGTCCTGCGGGAAGTGCTTCCCCTGTCCTTTGGGCACGGCGGTGCAGGTGGAGATGGTGAGGCGGCGGGAAAGGAACCGGGACCTGGTTCACCACCTGGGACAGGCCCTCAAGGGAAGCCTGTGCGGCCTAGGCCAGTCCGCCTACTGGGCCTACCAAAGCCTGTTGGAGGTGGAAGGTGCGGCTTAA